A single genomic interval of Helicoverpa zea isolate HzStark_Cry1AcR chromosome 19, ilHelZeax1.1, whole genome shotgun sequence harbors:
- the LOC124639896 gene encoding uncharacterized protein LOC124639896 yields the protein MYQASHIIFRAVEIKIKLKTFKLNVNCHYPPTAAHSPHNFIPFLCAGVETSRGLKNILSAGKYSVIMGKRKRERSKSEILRKIRRLERKLRSSSSSSGQHEEEHYSSHSRSRTPDSRRLSLYSDDSEVIRRNNPMRSEVVIPNSPSHTSDAPIIIPQGHIASSNDAIIVEPDVLPPEILEVLGDSTGKEEILGPPINEEISKRWGRILVEGLTREAKEAIMKATLTPENFTLSKAPKLNLEMSAVISDSIKHRDKLLEKAQNQLGLGIAGLGNLASSLIKDDQPKMEILKKLSDVSRIFLDLHYENSQHRRKLITSALDKKFTATMSDLKRDSFLFGTDLGEKIKATKTAEKSGLQIKRNNFSVPSTSRQQGNWRGPPRFQSTKGSKPGGQKPRYTPSQGQSTQQGRRQPASNRAPPARKTDRTRRNH from the exons ATGTACCAGGCGTCGCACATAATTTTTAGAGCTgtagaaataaaaatcaaattaaaaacctttaaattAAACGTCAACTGTCATTACCCACCGACTGCAGCGCACTCCCCGCACAACTTCATTCCTTTTCTATGTGCAGGCGTCGAAACATCGCGtgggttaaaaaatattttaagtgctgGAAAATACAGTGTCATTATGGGAAAACGTAAAAGGGAACGTAGTAAATCGGAAATTCTTCGAAAGATAAGGCGTTTAGAACGAAAACTGCGTtcgtcatcgtcatcatctgGTCAACATGAGGAAG AACATTATTCTTCTCACTCAAGATCGCGTACACCTGACTCCCGGCGGTTGTCTTTGTATTCCGATGATTCGGAAGTGATAAGAAGAAATAATCCAATGAGATCTGAGGTTGTCATACCCAATAGTCCATCGCACACCAGCGATGCACCTATTATCATCCCTCAGGGCCATATTGCTAGTTCAAATGATGCCATAATAGTAGAACCCGACGTTTTGCCGCCTGAAATATTAGAAGTGCTAGGTGACTCAACAGGCAAAGAGGAGATCTTGGGTCCACCTATAAATGAGGAGATCTCTAAACGTTGGGGTAGAATTCTAGTAGAGGGGCTGACTAGAGAGGCGAAGGAAGCCATCATGAAAGCAACCCTAACGCCGGAGAACTTTACCTTATCAAAAGCGCCAAAGCTTAACTTAGAAATGTCGGCGGTCATAAGTGATAGCATTAAGCATCGGGATAAATTGCTCGAAAAAGCTCAGAATCAACTTGGGCTAGGCATTGCTGGCCTGGGTAATCTGGCTTCGTCTCTGATTAAAGACGATCAGCCGAAGATGGAAATATTGAAAAAACTGTCAGATGTCAGTAGAATTTTCCTGGATCTACACTACGAGAATTCTCAACATAGGAGAAAGTTGATTACCTCAGCACTGGATAAAAAATTTACGGCTACTATGAGTGATTTAAAGCGAGATTCATTTCTTTTTGGAACGGACCTTGGAGAAAAAATCAAGGCCACGAAAACGGCTGAAAAATCGGGACTTCAAATAAAACGCAACAATTTTAGCGTTCCTTCTACATCTAGACAACAGGGAAACTGGAGGGGCCCACCCAGGTTTCAATCAACCAAAGGTTCCAAGCCGGGTGGGCAGAAACCGCGGTACACACCCAGTCAAGGACAATCGACACAACAGGGTCGGAGGCAGCCAGCATCCAATCGAGCCCCGCCTGCCCGGAAGACGGACAGAACTCGCAGGAACCACTAG